AGCAGTTGCCGAAGATTATCCCAACACTTGATAAAACACAGGCTCTGAACCACCTCAGATAAGACCATCCTCTGTTTACAACAGGATGgtagggggaggagttccctggtggttcaatgggttaagggtctggcattgtcactgttgtggctcaggttcaatccctggcccagggaacttccacatgctacaggtacagccaaaacaaaacaaaacaaaacaaaatggggtGGTGGGAGAATCTGGGAAAGTGTCCTCTACTCCTCACAGGAGTgcaggattattattattattactattattttgctttttagggccacaggtacggcatatggaagttcccaggctaggggtcaaattggagctgcagctgccagccccagccccagccccagccacaaccacaccaactcaggatctgagccgcctctgcgacctacaccacagctcacagcaatgctggatccttaacccactcactgaggccagggatggaatccccatcctcatggatactggttgggtttgttactactgagccacaatggaaactccttaattTATTAAAGTAATTGTTCATTGTCTTTCTTAGTTAGGGGCCAGGAGGCGGGGGAGGGACAGGGGCTAGAATCTGAGGGGAAGGGAGTACCCTGAGTGCCTGAATCCCTTTGGGGGTCCCCAACTCTGCAGTCATTCCAGGGTGCTGTGTGGCCCTCAGCCTCAGGGTGCTGTGTGGGCCATTCCTGCTGGGGTTTATCCCTGCTCCTGAGCCCACTGGCCAAGACTTGGGAGAAGGGGCTGTACGTGCAGGACAGAGCACATAACGGGGGTTTCAGCCCAACTGTTAGTGGCTGTGATTGGTCTTCTTGGTTTTACTATTGTTGTCAGTGGCCATCAAAATGttatttctggaattcccattgtggtgcggcggaaacgaatcttactaggaaccatgagggtgtgggttcgatccctggccttgatcagtgggttaaagatctggtgttgccgtgagctgtggtataggtcgcagatgcagctcgggttagacccctagcctgggaacctccatatgccgcaggtgcggccctagaaagcaaaaaaaaaaaaaaaaaaaagttatttccaagTCTTTGGTCTGACCACTGTTGGCTTCTTATTCTTTCTTGAGTGTGGCTGCTTGGTCCCCCCACCCCGAGGTTAGAGTGGGGGGACAGATAACCACACattttgccccacccccaccccggtctGAGAGCTGCCAGGATGAAATGAGACCCAGTGGTCAATGCatgctttttcattcattctgccTCTGCTGTTATCATGAGTGTTGATTTTCAACACAAATCCCTTCCTGGGTGAAGTTTACATTCTACTGAAGAGACAGAAAAGTAACAAGATAAAGTAAAAGCATATTAGATGTTGATAAGAGCTATGCAGAGACAGGAGGTGCAATTAGAGGAAAAGGGATGCTTTGGGGAAGTGGGTGTAATTTTACATATGATGGTCAGacgttcccgttatggctcaacagtaacgaacctgactagtatccacgaggatgtgggttcaagccctggcctcattcagtgggttaaggatctggtgatgccgtgagctgcggcgtaggtctcggacacagctcagatcctgcgtggctgtggctgtggcatagactggcagctatagttctgattcaacccctagtctgggaacttccatatgctgcaggtgcagccctaagaagcaaaataaataaagaaataagaccGTCAGAGAGGGAGGTGCTGGAGCCAGCCTCTCAGATACCTGAGGGAAGAACATTTCAAACAGGGCTGGTACACATATTTGCTCTTGATCAGGTCAAATTCTATGATAGCCCTAACCTACAGAACTAGtacagaagagggagggaaggaggaggagctgaTTCCAGAGAGGGGGGTCCAGTGCTCCTCAGAGCCAGGAGgaccctccagcccccagccccgggcAGGGACCAGAGGGATGAATGGAAATTCAGAAGCCCTGAGCCCTAAGAAGAGGGCCCGCCCCTGCAGGCAGGTGCAAGATAGCCGAGTGTGtgcagggaactcccagtgggtGTGTGTGCAAGAAGGGGAGACCGGTAGGGCTGGacgtgggcaggggtgggggcggggccccCAGCAAAGTTGTGAGTGATCGGATTTGTTGGATAGGAGCTCAGCCAACGTGTTACAAATGGCAAGTGAGGGGAGAGCCCTGGCATCCTGCCCGTGATGGGGTTGGATTGGAAGGTTGGGGAGACGGCACGAGTTTCTGGACCTGGGGGTGAGCCGGTGCGGTGGGAGGTGCggtgaggagaggaaggagctggGGCTCCAGCCACTGACCTGGGGAACATGTGGAGTCAGGTGGAGGACAGGCTTGGGGGCCGATGGGGACCTGCTGGCCGTGAGGGACCTGGGTAGCATCTGGgtggaagcccccccccccccgcgcgcgcgcgcgcccccCAGTGTGTGACCCACGCCTCTGCCTCTTTTCTTCCACAGGCTGCAGCCACGTGTGCTCCCTTCCTGTAAGTCCGGGATTTGGGCTGTCCCTTCCAGTGTGCGGAGGAGACACCCCACATCCTGCCTTGGCTGCCTTCATCTTCCTCCGCCACTCCCCTTCTAGCCTGaatccaccccctccctccctccaccagccAACCCAGGGGCAGTTTCATCCTTCTCACTGCAGGCTTAGACCATCTCCCCTCAGAGGGTACCCTGGAAGCAGGAGCTAACACTCTTAATAGATATAAATACGAAGAAACCGAAGcacagggaggaggggctgaCGGGGGTGGGCTCTGGGCAGAAAAATATTTCCACCCAGACAGCACTGGATGTTCCAGGAACACcctctttccccccaccccaccccatgggcACCAGAAACAGCTCACTCCTCCTGGAGTTAGCTGCGgaccctccccactgcccccccccccatctcctcgGAGTGATGCTGAAGCCACTGCAACACTCTTTCCCCACACCCGCCCCCTGAGATTGACAGGACATTCATtacacccattttatagatgaggaaggtGAGGCCCAGGAAGGGCCACAAGGCCAGCAGTGAGCTGAGCCTGAAACCCAGGTCCTGGCCCAGCCTCAGGTTCTTCCCGCTGAGCCCGCAGGGGGAGCCGGTACCCCGACTCTGCTAGGGGTGGGGCTTGTGCCCTGAGTGCATGGATAAGTTTTGAGAAGCTGGGATCCTGCCGCCTCCCCACCTTGGTACCAACAGCCCtctctctgcccccgcccccaccccccagcacctGCCCTAAAGGATTTAAGTGTTGTGGTGACACATGCTGCCCAGAATACCAGCGGGAGCCCTTTGGGTTCTTCTCTGGCCCCTTCAGGTGAGCCTAGGGCACAGGGGCACCATCCTCTGAGGAGTCTGGTCTACACAGGACTGGGCTGGACTTCCTGCTGATGGGGTGGGTGTAGGGAAAGGAAGGGACCGGGGTGCGGTGGGATGTTCTGAAGcctcagggtgatggtggtggcttCTCTTCCCAGGATCTTTGTCATCATCTTCCTGATTTTCATATCGCTCATGTGCATCTGTGGCCTGGCTAAGCACATCTTCCGCAACTGCAGAGAGCCAGAGCATGAGCCCCCCATGGAGCATGAGGGGCCCCCGGAACTGCCCTCCCTTGCTCCCGAAGAGAGGGTCATAGCACCCATTTCGGACTCCCCACCCCCCTACAGCGAGGTGGGTATCCATCCTCATCCCCGCTCTGGCCTCTGTGCCTCCTTATTCAGACTttgaagagttctcttgtgatgcagcaggttaaggatctggcattcgcccctgcagcagcttgggtcgctgctgtggcataggttcaatccctggccagggaacttccatatgccacaggcatggccaaaggaaaaaaaaaaaacaaaagttggttttgttttggttttgggttttggggttttttggtgttgttgttgttgttgttgttttgctttttggggctgcccttgcagcctatggaagttcccaggctaggggtcgaattggagctgcagctggtggcctgcaccacagccacagcaacttgggatcggagctgcatctgcgacctacaccacagctcacagcaacactggatccataacccagtgagggaggccagggattgaacccacgtcttcatggatactagttgggtttgttaccaatgagccacgagggaactcccgaAAAGATTTTTGAAGCAAGAGGGACAGTGGAGGGCGTCCTTACACCATGCCCCGGACCCTAAGGAGAGCTCTGCACCCAGCAGCAGGTCACCGTTCTCCCTGGTAAATGTGCTACCACCAGCACACGGGTGGTGACAGCCAGGGGCAGGTCCTGAGAAGACCCTGTGTCCCTCGTCTCCCTGCAGGTTATTCTGAAGCCGGAACTGGGCCTGCCTCCCACGGAGCCACCCCCTCcatacagctgcaggcctgaaGAATACACCAGGGCATGCAGAGGCATCGACAACCCAGCCTTCTGAGCCACCTCCTGCCTGGAACCCTCCTGTCATCAGTCACCTCCTCTCCAAGACCTCCTGGATCAAGCCAGAGACTCCTGGGACCAACCGCCTAGAAGGTCCTGCCACACCTCTGGCCATTCTCAGTTTTAACTTATTGCTTTTCCTACCCCTGTTCCAGGCCTGTGGCCTCACTAGTCCCAAGAGCTGATCTGGAGGGACCCCCTCCTaccgcccccaccccatgccaAGTTCGAGGCTGCCAGGAGGAAAATGTGAATAGTTGGAGGGGCCCAGGAGTGAATGGGCCACTCTGAGGAGTGGAGACCGCTTCCAGAACGTCGGCTGGGCCGCCAGCTCTGAGATGTGTTGGGGGGCACTGATGTACTCGGGGAGACAGGGCTGCATGGCACTGATGTACTCGGGGAGACAGGGCTGCATGAGCTCTGAGCCACCTGATTCCACCCCAATAGGGAAGACGCCCTGTTCCCTCCCCTCCCAACACATGCACTCACTAAAGCTCAGTTGCTTGTtgctgtgtctgtctctgtgtggGGAGGTGagcccaggccctgctggggcattaggtgggggggggggggggcagtgcgcCTGAAACCCCATCATTGATGAGGCTGAGAGCTCAGTACATCTGTGGGCCACCCTCCAGAGAGGGTCTTTGTAGATGCTTTGACTTctggtccctttttttttgcttttttagggccacacctgccacatatggaggctcccagggtagggattcaatcagagctgtagccgccagcctacaccgcagccacagcaatgaaggatccgagccacatctgtgtcctacaccacagctcacggcaacgccggatccttaacccactgagaaggccagggatcgaaccttcatcctcatggatgctagtcagatttgtttgatGGGGACgttgaacaaaaaaaaattttttttttaaatgcacaaaacCCATAGTTTTCTCATGGCCCCgcaatgaaggatctggcaccgtcattgctgtggcgctggtttgatccttggcctggggagcttccaaatgccaaaatataataaaatgcacacgacccagcaattccacttctaggaatgaTCCTTCAGAAACGCTCATACAAAAGAGCTCAAAGCGATGTCCACTGCGCCACCGTAGCTGGGGGCAAACGAGAGCACCCTTAATATCCGTCGATAGGAGCCTGTTAGATGTACCAGGTCCACCCACATTGTGAATGTCAtgctgggagggagttcccgttgtggcacagtggaaacaaatctgactaggaacatgaggttgagggttcgatccctggccttgctcagtgggttaaggatctggtgttgccgtgaactgtggtgtaggtcgcagatgcggctcagatcctgcgttgctgtggctgtggtgtaggctggcagctgtagctctgattagacccctagcctgggaacccccatatgccgcaggtgtggccctaaaaggacaaaagacaaaaaaaaaaaagaaagaaagaaaaaaaagtggatctGAAGCACCAACTTGGCCTGATGTCCGTTATTTATTATTACAGAGAAAAGGTAGATTGCAGAACAATGGTCTATGATCTCAACTTGTAAACCTATTATCACCTCATGTGGCATATGTTTTCCCGCTTTGCACATGTATAGAAAATAtctagataggagttcccgttgtggcgtagtggttaaccaatccgactaggaaccatgaggttgcgggttcgatccctggccttgctcagggggttaaggatccggcgttgccatgagctgtggcgtaggttgcagacgcggctcggatcctgcgttgctgtggctctggcgtaggccggtggctacagctccgattcgacccctagcctgggaacctccatatgccgcgggagcagcccaagaaatggcaacaacaacaacaaaaagaaaatatctagacAGATAGGAACCAAACCACGCTGGTCAGCACTGTGGGGTGCAGGGATGGAAGTCCTCCGCTGCTGAGGGAGGCTTTTTGTTTTGCGTGATCTGTCAGTGTTTACATCTTTCACCATGGGCAAGTGAGACTTTGGCAAACTTTATATAAAGATCTAATGCAAAATATAGGCAACTTGAGAAGTTAATGAAGACTCATCTTGTGAACTTTGATCCACGGCAACTCACATGTTATCAGCCTTGCTATGAGGAAGAAGCTCAAAGGACTCGGCCTCAGGGCACACACATGACATGGATGGGACCCAGGGGACACATAAGCCCTGGATATGGGAAAGCCTGGACACCTACCAGACAGGTGTGAGGATAGGTGATGCCTGTGTGTCACACGTAGGTGGGACTGTGATGGGCACTCTGGATACCTCGGATGCCTGGCTCACGGGTTGGGTGGGTGAGCAATT
The Phacochoerus africanus isolate WHEZ1 chromosome 14, ROS_Pafr_v1, whole genome shotgun sequence DNA segment above includes these coding regions:
- the TMEM92 gene encoding transmembrane protein 92 — encoded protein: MSDTWVLCLVPTLLLALPAGLQQAAATCAPFLTCPKGFKCCGDTCCPEYQREPFGFFSGPFRIFVIIFLIFISLMCICGLAKHIFRNCREPEHEPPMEHEGPPELPSLAPEERVIAPISDSPPPYSEVILKPELGLPPTEPPPPYSCRPEEYTRACRGIDNPAF